Proteins from a single region of Desulfatiglans anilini DSM 4660:
- a CDS encoding 4Fe-4S dicluster domain-containing protein, producing MPKGKPKLKGHVINRDWCKGCGICVHFCPKHVLELDDQDKACAVRPEDCICCRMCEMRCPDLALTVETMPEEERS from the coding sequence ATGCCGAAAGGGAAGCCGAAACTGAAAGGGCACGTCATCAACCGGGACTGGTGCAAGGGCTGCGGGATCTGCGTGCACTTCTGCCCGAAGCACGTCCTGGAGCTGGACGACCAGGACAAAGCCTGCGCCGTACGGCCGGAGGACTGCATCTGCTGCAGGATGTGCGAGATGCGGTGCCCGGACCTGGCGTTGACGGTCGAGACCATGCCGGAAGAGGAGCGGAGTTGA
- a CDS encoding SBBP repeat-containing protein, which translates to MMHWIVLVSGFITLVLSPVFACADGFNAPVPPAKDNPPRVAFQGMPLRFVANAGQVDPHVMFYARASGYTLWVTAEGMVFDVVRAESSKTAVAGGSSTGLEKEAIKREVTRLSFPGAVKMPELEALEEAECRVNVIRGPDCQHWKTGIPTFQSVMYRGIYEGIDLKVYGMARQVEYDWIVGPGADPGRICLKYAGVRGSRIDDKGDLRIETVHGELIHRRPLSYQEFEGRRVAVASGYRKTGEDTYAFEVGSYDRSRPLVIDPVVVTQEAFLGGAADDFLNGAAVDCDGQAYLAGITLSSDFPLENSCRVDPNDTDIFLVQIDTTRPAAENPVYATYLGGSGQEFGGWIAAGDDGNVYITGWTDSPDFPVLAGCQLNLRGDADAFLIRIDTTRKGVESLIYATYFGGTGGDLAYAVAVDGRENAYIAGSTDSLDLAGLHEKFRSGFQPQPKGGQDAFMVQLDTRLEGSESLVYATHLGGSQHESGLGVAVNSRGLTFVTGSTFSFDFPVLNGCQPELSGRCDAFLACLDTAKEGHQGLVYATFVGGEKTETGYGVAVDDRYGAVLVGDTESRDFPVLNGCQTALRGGVDVFAAKIDTTRSGSEGLVYSTYLGGSGIEACSAVALDVDEHIYVTGQTASLDFPVRDGYQGGLKGESDVFVVTLDTGLSSAASLVFSAFLGGEGREYGSAVAAGSNGTVYVAGVTDGPRPDNGALAAGQPAGTRHDLFLIVLGENAASGVDLSIGKDVSNANPSKGEEIAFTLTAMNHSTQNATQVAVEDLLPAGLVFVSAFTAVGGYDPHRGLWHIGDLAAGGSVSLDIVVQVSAGAAGRIENRAEIRSAENDVHGWDNTAVATVYMDPFHMIRATAGPNGRIHPAGEIYGNQGSAQTFTITPDAGYVIKNVLVDGASVGAVARYTFPSIVVNHTIHAVFAEEGLVNGDLNEDGEITVQDAKCALDVSLGICPTDCGACDELPSADVDRDGSVTAADAQCILDKAMGRPSCLD; encoded by the coding sequence ATGATGCATTGGATCGTGCTCGTTTCCGGATTCATCACCCTGGTTTTGTCGCCTGTTTTTGCTTGCGCCGACGGTTTCAACGCTCCTGTTCCTCCGGCCAAAGACAACCCTCCTCGGGTGGCATTCCAGGGGATGCCCCTCCGCTTTGTTGCCAATGCAGGTCAAGTGGATCCACATGTCATGTTTTATGCCCGGGCGTCGGGTTACACCTTGTGGGTGACGGCCGAGGGTATGGTCTTCGACGTGGTGCGGGCCGAATCGAGCAAGACAGCGGTGGCCGGGGGTTCATCAACAGGGTTGGAAAAGGAAGCCATCAAGAGGGAGGTGACCAGACTCTCCTTTCCAGGCGCCGTGAAGATGCCCGAGTTGGAGGCCCTCGAGGAGGCGGAATGCCGCGTAAACGTCATCAGGGGGCCGGACTGCCAACACTGGAAGACCGGGATTCCCACTTTTCAATCCGTTATGTACCGGGGGATTTATGAAGGGATAGACCTCAAAGTCTACGGGATGGCGAGGCAGGTCGAGTATGACTGGATTGTGGGGCCAGGGGCGGATCCCGGGCGTATCTGTCTCAAATATGCCGGGGTACGGGGTAGCCGGATAGACGATAAGGGGGATCTGAGGATCGAAACGGTTCACGGCGAACTGATCCACCGGCGTCCGTTGAGTTATCAAGAATTCGAGGGCCGCCGTGTGGCGGTGGCATCGGGTTACCGGAAAACGGGGGAAGATACGTACGCTTTCGAGGTGGGCTCCTACGACCGCAGTCGACCGCTCGTTATCGACCCCGTTGTTGTGACGCAAGAAGCATTTCTTGGCGGCGCAGCGGACGATTTTTTGAACGGCGCCGCAGTGGACTGCGACGGACAGGCTTATCTTGCAGGCATTACGCTCAGCAGCGATTTCCCTCTGGAAAACTCCTGTCGGGTTGATCCCAACGATACCGACATCTTTCTTGTCCAAATCGACACCACCCGGCCGGCTGCTGAGAATCCAGTTTATGCAACCTATCTCGGCGGGAGCGGGCAGGAATTCGGCGGATGGATAGCGGCTGGCGACGACGGAAATGTCTATATTACAGGGTGGACGGACAGTCCGGATTTTCCGGTCTTAGCCGGGTGTCAGTTGAATCTTCGAGGGGATGCCGATGCCTTCCTGATTCGGATCGACACCACCCGGAAGGGTGTCGAAAGCCTCATCTATGCAACCTATTTCGGGGGAACCGGAGGCGATCTTGCTTATGCGGTAGCGGTAGACGGCCGGGAGAACGCGTATATCGCCGGTTCCACGGACAGTCTGGATCTGGCGGGTCTGCACGAGAAATTCCGCTCGGGATTCCAGCCGCAGCCGAAGGGCGGTCAGGATGCCTTTATGGTCCAATTGGATACGCGTCTTGAAGGCTCCGAAAGCTTGGTTTACGCCACGCATCTCGGTGGCAGCCAGCATGAGAGCGGGTTGGGCGTGGCGGTAAACAGCCGCGGCTTGACCTTCGTCACAGGCTCCACCTTCAGCTTCGATTTCCCCGTTCTCAATGGTTGTCAGCCCGAATTGTCAGGGCGTTGCGATGCCTTTCTGGCCTGTCTGGACACGGCCAAAGAGGGACATCAAGGCCTCGTCTATGCGACCTTTGTCGGTGGGGAAAAGACGGAAACAGGCTATGGCGTGGCCGTAGACGACAGGTACGGAGCCGTTCTGGTCGGAGACACGGAAAGCCGTGATTTCCCGGTCCTGAACGGCTGTCAAACGGCTTTGAGGGGGGGCGTGGACGTCTTTGCGGCCAAAATAGATACAACCCGCAGCGGTTCAGAAGGCCTTGTCTACTCGACTTACCTCGGGGGAAGCGGTATCGAAGCATGTTCGGCTGTTGCTCTGGATGTCGATGAACATATCTATGTGACCGGACAGACGGCCAGTTTGGATTTTCCTGTCCGTGACGGGTATCAAGGTGGACTGAAGGGTGAGAGCGACGTCTTCGTGGTCACCTTGGATACAGGGTTGAGCAGCGCGGCAAGCCTGGTTTTCTCGGCCTTTCTGGGTGGGGAAGGCCGGGAATACGGAAGCGCCGTCGCAGCGGGGTCCAACGGTACCGTCTATGTTGCCGGGGTAACGGATGGCCCGCGTCCCGATAACGGCGCGCTGGCCGCTGGACAACCTGCCGGCACGCGGCATGACCTTTTTCTGATCGTACTGGGTGAGAACGCGGCTTCTGGGGTGGATTTGAGCATAGGGAAAGACGTCAGCAACGCCAACCCCTCGAAGGGCGAGGAAATCGCTTTCACCCTCACGGCAATGAACCACAGCACGCAAAATGCCACGCAAGTCGCAGTGGAAGATCTTCTCCCTGCGGGGTTGGTATTTGTGTCCGCTTTTACGGCTGTCGGAGGCTATGACCCCCACAGGGGCCTCTGGCATATCGGCGACCTCGCCGCGGGCGGGAGTGTTTCATTGGATATCGTCGTCCAGGTGTCCGCCGGCGCGGCGGGTCGAATCGAAAATAGGGCCGAAATCCGGAGCGCTGAAAACGATGTGCATGGGTGGGACAACACCGCCGTCGCCACGGTATATATGGATCCCTTTCATATGATCAGAGCGACGGCCGGACCGAACGGCAGGATCCACCCGGCCGGCGAGATCTATGGAAACCAAGGCTCTGCCCAGACCTTCACCATCACACCGGACGCTGGATACGTTATCAAAAACGTTCTCGTAGACGGTGCATCCGTAGGGGCGGTGGCCCGCTACACGTTCCCTTCCATAGTGGTCAATCATACTATCCATGCGGTCTTCGCCGAAGAGGGCCTGGTCAACGGCGATTTGAATGAGGACGGCGAGATAACGGTCCAGGATGCAAAATGCGCCTTGGACGTTTCCCTGGGGATTTGCCCGACCGATTGCGGGGCGTGTGACGAACTGCCTTCCGCAGATGTCGACAGGGACGGGAGCGTGACTGCGGCCGATGCGCAATGCATTCTGGATAAAGCCATGGGGCGTCCGAGCTGCCTCGATTGA
- a CDS encoding cohesin domain-containing protein: MDGKTIRASREWLALFLILLLTAATAVDVGAGTIERGLYLAENACPSPGQYVFEVHVVDAPNDLGAFMFEVRFDTAVLSFDGGEKGPLISGFVSDHNEIVPGVIRVGGYYLSNKLPSGCSGVLYRLVFTAAQCICSRLELINLKDSVAGWDVHDAFLKVDPVIGRFTATPECIKPGGNLTLSWAVEGAESMSITPDPGSVDPSGGSLQVSPSQSTTYILRALNACGETTAAVKVSVEQDACAVPALSKWGAMIIAVLLGGVCVRFLRRRKTGERLKW, translated from the coding sequence GTGGACGGCAAAACAATCCGAGCATCCAGGGAGTGGTTAGCTCTTTTCCTTATCCTTCTGCTGACCGCTGCAACGGCGGTCGATGTCGGTGCAGGAACGATCGAAAGGGGGCTCTATTTGGCGGAAAATGCCTGTCCCTCACCGGGACAGTACGTTTTCGAAGTCCATGTGGTCGATGCCCCTAACGATTTGGGCGCTTTCATGTTCGAAGTCCGGTTCGACACGGCCGTTTTGTCATTTGATGGAGGAGAAAAAGGTCCGCTGATATCCGGATTCGTTTCGGATCATAACGAGATCGTTCCAGGTGTGATAAGGGTCGGGGGCTATTATCTTTCCAATAAACTGCCAAGCGGCTGTTCAGGGGTCTTGTATCGGCTGGTGTTTACCGCTGCTCAATGCATATGCAGCCGTTTGGAATTGATCAACTTGAAGGACAGTGTCGCGGGGTGGGATGTCCATGATGCCTTTCTGAAGGTTGACCCCGTTATCGGGCGTTTCACGGCGACACCGGAATGCATAAAGCCAGGGGGAAATTTGACCTTGTCCTGGGCGGTGGAGGGTGCGGAGAGCATGTCGATCACGCCCGATCCGGGATCTGTGGATCCATCAGGGGGGAGTCTCCAGGTCAGTCCTTCGCAGTCGACCACCTACATCCTGAGGGCCCTGAACGCCTGCGGCGAGACGACCGCCGCGGTCAAGGTGTCGGTGGAGCAGGATGCCTGCGCCGTTCCTGCCTTGAGCAAATGGGGCGCTATGATCATCGCAGTTCTCCTCGGAGGTGTCTGCGTTCGCTTTCTGAGGCGTCGAAAAACCGGGGAGAGGTTGAAATGGTGA
- a CDS encoding YDG domain-containing protein: MLRSLRGTRHRFAFCIAFTALSALISSGASAFPEEKTAALPVNGRIVFGEGHIQTVGQTLTISQTSSRMIIEWESFDIGASAAVIIRQSDACCAVLIRTGRSGPSEIHGRLSAEGALFLVNRSGILFGPAAQVKATEFFASSQSITGAAFLSGETAFASSSGLSGFLWNAGRIEAAAGGRAVLIAPRIENEGVIETSSGPVLMVAGDSMRLTGEGRDILEFHPAPGKMDVWIENRGVIRADGGTVALKAAAVEEGRTATVINSGIIEAKALSNCAGRILLLSDRMRGEVIVGGTLDALDSEGTGGGFIETSAGKVSVKDNLRVATSVHGRTGGLWVIDPEDFTIASSGGDITGEGLSRALAQGSVRIETSASGRGGQGDIFVNDKITWGRNTLTLSAFRNIEINSDLSGSEEAMLILEYGQGSGDGIIEGTQAEYLIRAPINLPGGDTFQTRCGSERPAMDFRVVTHLGNPGSRTTEDLQGMLGDLSRHYALGADIDASATRNWHDGSGFEPVGGNESDYRVRDRFAGHFDGLGHTISGLHIGRQGRNFVGLFGAIEEGCVAHVCLEHPSIRGTVGVGALIGRAVKARIENVWSNGDVIGEHSVGGVVGVCIGSDMYSCTSGGSVSGTVEAGGLAGSAWEETHIEDCSSRGTVSGNGIVGGLVGKANDRSEIHGCSSVADVSLNGQSVERCAGGLAGEINSGTISGSHSKGNVTLSGLWGHGGGLVGAAVGSTIFSNWSTSAVVQNIDEKNSGALGGLAGVSADSCIENCWSVGNVLGKGYAGGLVGELLCSGISWSWSSSEVKGGNWTGGLVGYSGDSTIVSCWSNAHVEGDGGLGGLVGYFCKESGSEVRIGNSWSSGSVNGTAAIGGLVGILQESGVENSWSDASAGGSLFVGGLVGMISDGRIENSWCVGEVVGEDHFGGLVGGKYWGSGYVSRSFWDRETSGQATSALGTGKTTAEMKKLSTFVNAGWDIDDAGGTGKVWRIYGGYSYPLLRCFLPPITAAFTCQQKGSGSYAKIYDGTKCLPDGCVCSLSWADKPGGFDEGKILGEPIFMTEGKDVGLRSVVLGGLYSDQQGYDIKFQGNQTVEVLPRPITASCAVEDKVYDGTTTARVSGFLTGVVAGDDVGFKCTAAYFADRNMGTGKAATVWDLGLAGRDSGNYVLEETDVTAVADIVLKK; this comes from the coding sequence ATGCTTCGGAGTCTGCGGGGCACACGCCATCGGTTTGCCTTTTGCATCGCCTTCACAGCTTTGTCGGCGCTGATTTCCAGCGGGGCGTCCGCGTTTCCCGAAGAGAAAACTGCGGCCCTCCCCGTCAATGGGCGGATCGTTTTCGGAGAAGGGCATATCCAGACGGTTGGACAGACTCTAACGATCAGCCAGACCTCCAGCCGGATGATCATCGAATGGGAGAGTTTCGATATCGGTGCGAGTGCTGCGGTTATCATCCGGCAAAGCGATGCCTGCTGTGCCGTCTTGATTCGAACCGGCAGATCCGGGCCGAGTGAGATTCACGGCCGGCTCAGCGCTGAAGGAGCCCTATTTCTGGTGAATCGTTCGGGCATTCTCTTCGGCCCGGCGGCTCAGGTGAAGGCGACAGAGTTCTTTGCTTCCAGTCAGTCTATAACGGGGGCAGCATTCTTGTCGGGGGAAACGGCCTTTGCATCATCATCCGGCCTTTCCGGGTTTCTCTGGAACGCGGGGAGGATCGAGGCCGCCGCAGGCGGCCGGGCGGTTCTCATTGCCCCGCGGATCGAAAACGAGGGGGTGATCGAGACCTCCTCCGGGCCGGTGCTTATGGTGGCGGGGGATTCGATGCGTCTGACCGGTGAAGGGAGAGACATCCTGGAATTCCATCCAGCACCAGGCAAGATGGATGTCTGGATCGAAAACCGGGGGGTCATCCGGGCGGATGGTGGTACGGTGGCGTTGAAAGCTGCAGCGGTAGAGGAGGGGAGGACGGCTACGGTAATCAATTCAGGGATTATTGAGGCGAAGGCCCTGTCAAATTGTGCCGGACGGATTCTGCTCTTGTCGGACCGCATGCGAGGGGAGGTCATCGTCGGAGGAACGCTCGACGCGTTGGACTCCGAGGGAACTGGGGGAGGGTTTATAGAGACGTCGGCGGGCAAGGTTTCAGTGAAAGACAATCTGCGTGTTGCGACGAGCGTGCACGGTCGAACCGGGGGGCTGTGGGTCATCGATCCTGAGGATTTCACTATCGCTTCCTCCGGGGGAGACATAACGGGTGAGGGACTTTCCAGAGCCTTGGCCCAAGGCAGCGTGAGGATTGAAACCTCTGCCAGCGGCAGGGGCGGTCAGGGCGACATTTTTGTCAATGACAAAATCACGTGGGGTCGGAACACCTTGACCCTTTCCGCTTTCCGCAACATCGAGATCAACAGCGACTTGTCCGGGTCCGAAGAGGCCATGCTGATCCTGGAATACGGCCAGGGATCTGGTGACGGGATAATCGAAGGGACCCAAGCTGAATATCTTATCAGGGCACCCATCAACCTGCCGGGGGGTGACACCTTTCAAACGCGCTGCGGGAGTGAACGCCCGGCGATGGATTTCAGGGTGGTTACCCATCTGGGAAATCCAGGCAGCCGAACGACAGAGGATCTCCAGGGGATGCTGGGGGATCTCAGTCGCCATTATGCTTTGGGGGCCGATATCGATGCCTCGGCCACACGGAACTGGCATGATGGTTCCGGGTTCGAACCTGTTGGCGGGAATGAAAGCGATTATCGTGTAAGAGATCGATTTGCAGGCCATTTCGATGGGCTTGGGCATACCATCAGCGGGCTTCACATCGGAAGGCAGGGCAGGAATTTTGTCGGCCTTTTCGGTGCCATCGAAGAAGGCTGTGTCGCCCATGTATGTCTGGAACATCCTTCTATAAGAGGGACTGTGGGAGTGGGAGCTCTGATTGGCAGAGCCGTGAAAGCACGGATCGAGAACGTATGGAGTAATGGCGATGTCATTGGAGAGCACAGTGTCGGCGGGGTGGTCGGTGTTTGCATCGGTTCCGATATGTATTCATGCACCAGCGGGGGTTCGGTGAGCGGAACGGTAGAAGCTGGCGGGCTTGCAGGTTCGGCATGGGAAGAGACACACATCGAGGATTGCAGCAGCAGGGGGACTGTGTCGGGTAACGGGATCGTCGGCGGGCTGGTGGGAAAGGCGAATGACAGGTCGGAGATTCATGGTTGCAGCAGTGTCGCAGATGTTTCACTGAACGGGCAGAGTGTGGAAAGGTGTGCAGGCGGTCTTGCAGGAGAGATTAACAGTGGCACGATTAGCGGCAGTCACAGCAAGGGGAATGTCACGCTTAGCGGTTTATGGGGTCATGGCGGAGGCCTGGTTGGCGCAGCCGTTGGTTCGACCATTTTCTCGAATTGGAGCACCTCCGCCGTGGTCCAGAATATCGATGAGAAAAATTCGGGTGCCCTCGGCGGTCTGGCGGGGGTTTCCGCGGACAGTTGCATCGAGAACTGCTGGAGCGTCGGCAATGTTCTTGGCAAGGGCTATGCGGGCGGATTGGTGGGTGAGCTGTTGTGTTCGGGTATTTCTTGGAGTTGGAGCAGCAGTGAAGTGAAAGGCGGGAACTGGACCGGTGGTCTTGTGGGGTATTCTGGGGATTCGACTATTGTATCCTGTTGGAGCAACGCTCACGTGGAGGGTGATGGAGGTCTGGGTGGTTTGGTCGGGTACTTCTGCAAGGAAAGCGGGAGTGAGGTTAGGATAGGGAACAGTTGGAGCAGTGGTTCCGTAAATGGAACGGCCGCAATTGGGGGGTTGGTCGGGATTCTTCAAGAATCTGGCGTGGAAAACAGCTGGAGCGACGCTTCTGCAGGGGGGAGTCTATTCGTCGGCGGTCTGGTGGGAATGATCAGTGACGGCCGCATCGAGAACAGTTGGTGTGTCGGTGAAGTCGTTGGGGAAGACCATTTTGGCGGATTGGTGGGGGGTAAGTATTGGGGATCTGGTTACGTCTCCAGGAGTTTTTGGGATAGGGAGACCTCGGGCCAGGCGACTTCGGCCCTTGGCACGGGCAAGACGACGGCCGAGATGAAAAAATTATCCACCTTTGTAAACGCGGGTTGGGACATCGACGACGCAGGGGGCACCGGAAAGGTATGGCGCATTTATGGGGGATACAGCTATCCACTCCTGCGCTGTTTTCTTCCCCCCATAACGGCTGCTTTCACATGTCAGCAAAAGGGCAGCGGATCGTACGCCAAAATATACGACGGAACAAAATGCCTGCCCGATGGTTGCGTGTGCAGCTTATCCTGGGCCGACAAGCCGGGGGGTTTCGATGAAGGAAAGATCCTCGGTGAACCTATTTTCATGACCGAAGGCAAGGATGTGGGATTGCGGTCCGTCGTCCTGGGCGGCCTTTACAGTGATCAGCAGGGATATGATATCAAGTTCCAAGGGAACCAGACGGTCGAGGTTCTTCCTCGGCCGATCACTGCGTCCTGTGCAGTCGAAGACAAGGTCTATGACGGCACGACTACGGCACGAGTGTCAGGCTTCCTGACAGGGGTCGTTGCCGGGGATGACGTAGGCTTTAAGTGCACCGCCGCCTATTTCGCTGACCGGAATATGGGCACCGGCAAGGCGGCCACGGTATGGGATCTTGGACTGGCGGGCCGGGACAGCGGCAACTATGTCTTGGAGGAGACCGATGTGACAGCTGTTGCCGACATCGTTCTCAAAAAATAA
- a CDS encoding acyl-CoA dehydrogenase family protein, with product MYEFLLSQAQKQIVEEARDLVAWVPREMILDMDRERIVFPREFLQEAGRRNLLGCRYPKKWGGRGMDWVATCAVMEEIGTLGYIFACTFGVGAELVCDAIVLHGSDDLKKKYVKPLLAGKIFAAECLTEPRGGSDFFGTSTSAIESGDHFLLTGQKRFIVGAEGADYFLVYARTDHDPQTHPHKALTCFVVDRGPGVEVSYLYGLMGCRGGGAGRLVFKDAVVPRENIVGRLNGAYKVFNTMMIPERLGTAAMTIGAARPALDIATGYTTRRKAFGQTINQFQGVSFQVAEAATLLDASRSLVYTTARAIESGQDPNTIRRLVSETKKFVTESCQEAARKAMQVMGGIGYTNVFPIERIVRDLGLASIWTGSNEVMALITAHEWYREYTLRKKGGRERDYESDAPEAFAEDEKIY from the coding sequence ATGTATGAATTCCTGCTGAGCCAGGCCCAGAAACAGATCGTGGAGGAAGCCAGGGACCTCGTGGCATGGGTGCCGCGGGAGATGATCCTGGACATGGACCGGGAAAGGATCGTCTTCCCCCGGGAATTTCTGCAGGAGGCCGGACGCCGCAACCTCCTTGGCTGCCGTTACCCCAAGAAGTGGGGCGGCCGGGGCATGGACTGGGTGGCCACCTGCGCGGTCATGGAAGAGATCGGGACCCTCGGCTATATCTTCGCCTGCACCTTCGGGGTGGGGGCGGAACTCGTCTGCGACGCCATTGTGCTCCATGGGAGCGACGACCTCAAAAAGAAATATGTCAAACCGCTGCTGGCAGGTAAGATCTTCGCCGCCGAGTGCCTGACCGAACCCCGGGGAGGCTCCGACTTTTTCGGCACCTCCACCTCTGCCATCGAGAGCGGCGACCATTTTCTACTCACCGGACAGAAGCGCTTTATTGTGGGGGCGGAGGGCGCCGACTACTTCCTTGTCTACGCCCGCACCGATCACGACCCCCAGACCCACCCCCACAAGGCCCTGACCTGCTTCGTCGTGGATCGGGGGCCGGGTGTAGAGGTCAGCTACCTTTACGGCCTCATGGGGTGCCGCGGCGGGGGCGCCGGCCGCCTGGTCTTCAAGGATGCCGTGGTGCCCAGGGAAAACATCGTGGGGAGGCTGAACGGGGCCTACAAGGTCTTCAACACGATGATGATCCCGGAGCGCCTCGGGACCGCCGCCATGACCATCGGCGCCGCCCGGCCCGCCCTGGATATCGCCACGGGGTACACCACCCGGCGCAAGGCCTTCGGCCAGACCATCAACCAGTTCCAGGGGGTCAGCTTCCAGGTCGCGGAGGCTGCGACCCTTCTCGATGCCAGCCGCTCGCTCGTCTACACCACCGCCCGGGCCATCGAGTCGGGTCAAGACCCCAACACCATCCGCCGGCTGGTAAGCGAAACCAAGAAGTTCGTCACCGAATCGTGCCAGGAAGCCGCGCGCAAGGCCATGCAGGTCATGGGCGGCATCGGATACACCAATGTCTTCCCCATCGAACGGATCGTGCGCGACCTCGGGCTCGCCTCCATCTGGACCGGATCGAACGAGGTGATGGCCCTGATCACCGCCCACGAGTGGTACCGGGAGTACACCCTGCGCAAAAAGGGCGGGCGTGAGCGGGACTATGAAAGCGACGCACCCGAGGCATTCGCAGAAGATGAAAAAATCTATTGA
- a CDS encoding aminotransferase class IV, with product MSESVTPSSRRIWLNGRFVPEDRPAIHPLDRGFLYGDGLFETLRAQNGRPLYLSQHLDRLRQGAEELRLNLPGDLHWDGIIARLLQVNGLCKSAARVKIIVTRGQEPRLGLPTACRPTIILSAERYHPPTARDYLEGWRLHCHLNSYAPPLARYKSLNYLFYLCARQAALDAGCHEAVVLDPEGRVCETAAGSLLCRSGGTWWTPESPHQLTGITLQQVRRLLGLSGTPVDTRAARPADLRNVGTVWVLNALIGVMPAVQIDGRIIPDPLHDAADRIRGLLVAGN from the coding sequence ATGAGCGAATCGGTCACACCATCCAGCAGGCGGATTTGGCTCAACGGTCGCTTCGTGCCGGAAGACCGGCCGGCGATCCATCCCCTGGACCGCGGGTTCCTTTACGGCGACGGGCTCTTCGAGACCCTGCGGGCCCAAAATGGACGGCCTCTCTACCTCTCCCAACACCTCGACCGCCTAAGACAAGGAGCGGAAGAATTGCGCCTGAATCTACCCGGTGACCTTCACTGGGATGGGATCATCGCCCGCCTGCTCCAGGTCAATGGCCTGTGCAAAAGCGCGGCCCGGGTGAAGATCATCGTCACACGCGGGCAGGAACCTCGATTGGGTCTTCCCACGGCGTGCAGGCCGACCATCATTCTGAGCGCCGAACGGTATCACCCCCCCACGGCCCGGGATTACCTCGAGGGTTGGCGCCTGCACTGCCACCTGAACAGCTACGCACCGCCCCTGGCCCGATACAAGTCACTGAATTACCTGTTCTATCTTTGTGCACGTCAGGCCGCGCTGGATGCCGGATGCCACGAGGCCGTGGTCTTGGACCCCGAGGGCCGGGTCTGCGAAACCGCGGCGGGCTCGCTTCTTTGCCGGAGTGGGGGGACCTGGTGGACCCCTGAAAGCCCGCACCAGCTCACCGGCATCACCCTTCAACAGGTCCGGCGCCTCCTCGGCCTAAGCGGAACCCCCGTGGATACCCGGGCCGCCCGGCCGGCGGACCTGCGGAACGTGGGCACCGTCTGGGTGCTCAACGCGCTCATCGGCGTCATGCCGGCCGTGCAGATCGACGGGCGGATCATCCCTGATCCCCTGCACGACGCCGCAGACCGGATCCGGGGGCTGCTGGTGGCCGGGAATTGA